GAGTGTATGTAGCTCACATTAAGAATAAAATGAGAGATGGCCAATTAAGATGGTTTAGTAATATCCAATGTAACATATCAAATATTTCAGTACAAAATTATAATAAGTTAGTGATGCAAGAAGTAAGAAGAGAAAGGAAAGTAAGGAGGGGACTTAAAAAATGACATATTGGCTTATAAattgtgtaattttttttttaaaatcattaTCTAGTATCTATATTATAgcaaaattaataacttaatcatccACTTATTTTGAAaaactcattaattaatttttacattttaattctGCCATATACTTTGgttcttttattcattttaatttatttttttaattataaatttaattattaatattaaataaagtataactaaataattttatcttaattaatatatatatatatatatatatatatatatatatatatatatatatatatatatatatatattaaaaaagaaattagtaatttattttataaatagtacATATAAGATATAACaatgtattttgtattttaaaaatttttaaattttgacattTTTTAACATATACAAATACGTATAAAACAGTGTTAAtataatatcaaataaatattatatataaaaaaaactcTGATACAAACACTtcactaaaaataaaatatgaatacttCATAATTTATAATACTTAAATAAACATATACCACATGTAGGCTTATAgattttagtttttttatttaaaagaaaattatgtgTTTATAATTGACatgaatatataaaaaaataaatgtataattaaataatttatatatatatatatatatatatatatatatatatatatatatataataactgTTAATCCACGATATttgacaaaattaaaaataataatttaaaaaaaaatccattttaacttatcttttcttaattataaatttattagtattatataatgtttaatttaataattttattttatttgagtttgaaattttatttaatttattttttaattataaacacAATTTTTATCATGCatgttattataattaaaaattaaacatattaaaaacttattttaaaatattaaattcataTGACAACTTCATTTTCATTTCCATATGATTATTAAAAATAACTTATTAGTTATTTtggtaaattatatttttttattttaaaaatattcaatctttagttatattttttatttaatgcaTTCATATTTTTTCATTCTTTTAGGtatattaaaagtttttttactaattttttttagcTAAGAATTACAATTTTGtcttttaagattttttttttaatctttattttaattCAGTAGATTATATTGATTTAGACTGAATATTACTAAATtagtatataaattaatataaaaaataattttttttgtcaaaataaataatttaattaattaaagtttacttaatttacattaaataaaaataaaaataaaaataaaaataaaaataaaaatttaaatttaaatttaaattattatcgcGTAATGTATGAGTATATGACTAGTTCAATATAATTgataaaagttaattaatttaaaCGATAAAATGTTTCTATTTTTCAAAATTAAGTAGACCAAAATCATCatataaaattatgataatattttagataaaaaatatcaattaaattacccttataatttttaaaatattaattaaaataaatacattataaaatataatcttaATTAAAAGATTGAGAACTATTTAATTGTTgatgaaaatataaattttggaAGCTAAATTGAAATTGGTTGTAGTGGGCTTCTTGACCATTCAGAGCTCCAAGTTATTGGGTTACGGGCTCAAAACTCCGGACTGTGGGCTGGGCCTGAACCTCAACAAAACCAAAGCAGTAGAAACTACCAAACTAGTAGAAACTATGATTTAACTCAGAGCTCAAGCAAATTTTTACATAGAAATGCAACAATTCCACGATCAGAGGAAGAAGGAACCATTGCTAGCTTCATTTGATCGGTGCACAATTTCTCTTATCTTGGAATTGCTAGCTTAATAAGCTATGTTTCTGTTATGCAGTTGTGGTGTTGCTGTCAGTTGTGGGTTTTGGAAATGTAGTGTGGGCGGCTTCTTGGGGTCTTTGCTTCGGCTCCAGCTTTCGTTTTCTTCAATATTCTTTTCGTTTGGGGTGTTTATTTCGTTATCGTTATACAAGGTGGGTCTTATTTTCCATGGCTagtagattttttattttttgtttttttattcaaAACTGGGTTGTTTTCTAAAATCTAAATTAAGGAATTGCATTTCACTATTTTGAGCTGGTGTTTACAGCATGCAGTACTTCCAAATAATATTGTCAAAAGGTTTTCTGAAAAATGTTTGAAGTAAagatttatgggactgcatattACAGCTAATGCTTAGGTATGACCAGTAACTAAAGGTGAGTGTTGTTCATGATTGGAAGGCTGGCAACTTATGCTTCAAAGGCTATAGTCAATGACTCTGGTTGGGGCTATATGAACTGATATTGTTTTTCACATCATAAGAATCTGCATGTCAAGTGAATAATTGGAAGCTGTTTTATTGGTCAATAGTGACTTTCAAGCTCTTCAGCCATTCCATATTTCATTGATGCTGTGTTCAATAGAGAGGTTGTCATGCTCATCATTGGTGTATGTAgtctgttctctctctctctctctctctctctctctctctctcaaatgtTTCCATCTCTCATGTTCTGCTGGGCATTGGGAAAGAAGAATTTGTTGCTTAAATTTTGTTGTCTATGCATTAAAAAGGCAGAATATTCTTATGGCAGTATCCTATCAAGTGATCCTGGTTTGGTAACTCATGGATATTCCCATTCAGATAAGCTTGTTGAAATTAAAGCTTTTAAAGTTGAAGCTCATATTGAGGTTGGAAGTTTGACTGAGCCAACCAATTAAGTAACACGGCCAGCATTGttatccttcttttttttttttatgaactaCACTTCAACAAATGGCGTGTGTCACGAGTGCCTGACGACAggagtaatttaatttttcttatttttaaatctGCTATATCCAAGAGGTTTCTGCTATCATATTCATTGTATTTAAAAAATTCTTAATGCTTGCCTGGGGATGTAAAGCAATATATCCTCATACCTAGTTAGAAGTAACAGGTAAAATGGTTTCGGATCTTTGAAGTGTTAATTGCACAAAGCCTGAACTATCTCTATGCTGTTAATTTGATGGCCCTTTGGTTGTCTACTATTTTTAAACGTTGATGAGTTCCATCTTGTTGGTTTGCATGAATTAGAACCTCTCAGTTAATAGACTTTGCTCATCCAACCAAAGAACATGGGCGCCTTTTTTTTGACTTTAAAGTTAATATACTTTGCAAGTGTTGCAGACTCTATGCCAGTTCAATCTCATGCTATGTCTTGTGGTTGAAGACTAATTGTTCATTAGCTGTTATGATTTctagctttcttcttcttcttctcactAAAACAATAGCAACTTTCAAGATTTGATATTTTTCCTATTCCCCAGTCCCCAATCTTTAAGCTTCTATATATTTGGCTTCACTCTTTGCTATCCTTTGTACTGTGATTGGTCACTGATGTTTTGTTGCTTTGCAGAGTTCCTCACTGTTGAAGAGCGTTAGATATGAAGAGCTGCAGGGCATATGCAAGGGGTTTGACCACCATTGTCCTGATTTCAGGAATTGTATAGGTGATTATTgtcttttaattacaattttctttCTAAGTTTGATCAAAGCCTTCTCAGAGAGTTTCATTTGTGAATGGCCATTTCACTTGTTGCTGCTTGGAATAATTGATAACTGCATTGTGCAGGGCAGAATAATCATGATGGAGCAAACTAAGAATTAACAGAGAAAGAGAAGAATATTTCagtgtattatatttttttttattaactgcAAATGAGCTTAAATACAGCTCAAAATATAATAGAAATTCTTATATTTCAGCTCAACCATGGAACATGCCTCCATGTTTAACAACTTAGctagaaaaatgaaaataatgactaAAATGCAGTAGAACAAGTCAATTAATAAAAAACATAACAGAAAAAAGAAAACTACAAGACTAAATAGGAAGTGCAGCAGCTAAGTCAACTTCTTAACACTCCTCCTTGGCTTTGATGCTGCAAACTCCAAGTTTTTCCCTTAGAAATTCAAATTTGCTTCTTTCCAAAGGTTTGGTAAAGATGTCTGCAACATTGTCATCAGTTTTGCAATATTTCAGAACAACAGAACCTTCTTTCTGCACATCTCTAAGGAAAAACAATTTGATATTAAAGTGCTTCGTTTTCCATGAAAACAGGATTGTTTGAGATTGCTATTGCTTGATTATCCACAAACACATCTGTGCCTTCATTTTGCTTGAGTTGAGATCAAATAGCACCTTCTCGAGCCATAAAGCTTGATTTGCAATTGTAGCAGAATAAACTCGCTTTCTGCAATGACATTGTGCAACAACTTCTTGTTTTTTACAACACCAAGAGAACATTCCTGACCCCAGATTAAAACAATAGCCTGAAGTACTCTTCATATCATCAGAACCGCCATGATCACTATCAGAATAGTCTTGCAGAACATGAATCTGACTAGCACAAAACTTGATTCCATGCTTCAATGTTCCTTTCACATATCTTAGAACTCTCTTAGCAGCAGAAAAATGAGTTTCAGTAGCACAATTCGTAAATCTAAATAGCAGACTCACAGAGTGTAAGATGTCAGGTCTTGTGGCTGTTAAGTACATCAAACAACCCACTAGACTTCTGTAAAGAGTTTCATTAACCTTTTCCACTACATCTTCCTTGCTGAGCTTTACATTTTTACCATAGGAGTTGTAGTAATCTTGCACTCATCCATTCTGAATTTCTTCAGAATTTCTTTGGCATATTTGGTTTGGCAAATGAACACCTCTTTCTCCTTTTGTTGAACCTCCATTCCAAGAAAATATGCCATGTCTCCCAAGTCAGTCATCTCAAATGTCTGTTGCATATCTTTCTTGAATTTGTTTACAAGTTCCAAGTTGCTTCCTGTAACAAGTAAGTCATCCACATACAGGGAAACAACAATAAAATTGATCTCATCACCTTTAATGTAGAGGGTAGCTTCATTGAGACTTTTTTTGAATCCCAACTGCATCAAATGCTCATCAATTCTGCTATACCAGGCCCTTGGTGCCTGTTTCAAGCCGTATAATGCTTTTTTGAGCAAATACACATCTTCTTCTTGCTCTTTCACAACAAACCCCTCAGGTTGTTCAACGTAAATCTCCTCCTCAAGAAGACCATTTAGAAACGCTGACTTTACATCTAACTGGTACACTTTCCAATCCTTTTGAGCAGCAATGACCAACAGCAATCTGATTGTTTCAATTCTGGCAACAGGAGCAAATGTGTCAGAAAAATCAACACCAGGGATTTGGGCATGACCTTTCACAACAAGCCTTGCTTTATGCTTGTTTATAGAGCCATGTCCATTGAGCTTTGTTCTAAATACCCTCTTTACTCCAATCACCTTTCTATCATCAGGTCTTTTTACCAGCTGCCacgttttatttttttcaatcatGCTTAACTCCTCCTTCATTGCAGCTACCCATTTTGGATCTCTTTTTGCCTCCTGAAAATTTTCTGGTTCCAGAACTGCAACGTTGCACTTTTGATAGATTTCCAAAAGTGATCTTGTACCTCTGATAGGTTCATCATCAACCAAATCGGATTCGGACAGCTCTAGCAATTTTGAATCTTGACTTGGAATTGTACCAGCCTGATCTCCTTTCCAATTCCACTTAGCATCTTCCATAAAATGCACATCTCTGCTTATCAGAATTTTTCTCGTATTAGGTTGAAAAACTCTATAAGCCTTCGAAACTGAGCTGTATCCGACAAAGATTCCAGCTTCAGCTTTTCTGTCGAGCTTGTCTCTTTTGATCTGAGGCACATAAGTGAAACACAAGCAGCcaaatacttttaaatttttaaagaagGTTTGTAACCATACCAAGCCTCAAAAGGTGTCTTCCCATCAACTGCCTTTGTAGGAAGTCTGTTTAGCAGAAACACAGAAGTGTTAGCAGCCTCTGCCCAGTATTCTTTTGGCAACTCTTTCTCATGAAGCAACCACCTGGCCATCTCCATCACTGTACGATTTTTATGTTCACTGACTCCATTTTGTTGAGGAGTATATGGAGCAGTGAGTTGGTGTTCAATTCCAGCCTCTTCACAGAACTCATTGAAAGTTTCAGACGTGTACTCCTTCCCATTATCAGACCTCAACGCGTCGAATTTTGCAGCCACTTTGTGTTTCAATCCGCTTCTTGAATTTCCGAACACACCACCCACGATTTGAACCTGAGAAAATATATCCAGCACATTCTGCTATAATCATTAATGAAAAGCAGATAATACTTACTCCCATTAAGTGAAGGAGTTCTATGTGGACCAGCCACATCAGTATGAATCAACTGAAGCTTTGCTGATGCTCTCCAGGTAGCTTTCTTGAAAGGAAGCCTTGATTGCTTTCCATATTGGCAAGCCTTGCATTCTGGCAGTTCAACTTCAAGATTAGGCAAACCTTGAACAAGTTCATTCTTTTGCATATTCACCATCGCTTCTATGATGAAAATGACCCACCTTCTATGCCACACTTCTGCATTCACTGTTGTTGCAGAGTAGACTGATTGCTTTGCCTGTAGAGGATCTAGTGCAAAACTCTTCCCTTTCATGCTCACTTTGAACATATCTTCATCTTTTGAGTTTTTTTATTAAGCAATGATTGCCCTCAAAAACCACTTTAAAATCATTTTCAAGAAGCTGGCCAACACTCAGCAAATTTTGGTTAATGTTAGGTACAAATAACACTTCTCGGATAAGCTTTGTACCTTTTGAAGATTCCACTACAATTGTGCCTTTCCCTTTCACTGCGATACATTCTCCATTGCCAATCTTCACTTTGGAAATGAATGACGTATCCAGCCTCCTTGAATAGATCCTCACAAATGTCATGTGGTTGGTGCAACCACCGCCAATGAGCCACTTGTCACTTGAATGACTTGTCGCAAGACGTAGCTACGAATAGTTGCTCCTCTTCATGATCACTACTTGAACAACATTTTTCTCACAAGATCAACTTGAGCTACAACCTTCTGAATGTTGCTCTTGCATATTTTCTGATGATGTCCCATTTTCTGGCACTTCTCACATTTCACATCAGGTCTCCTCTAGCATTTTGATGGTGGATGACCCTTTTTGTTGCAGTGCTTACAAGGAGGAAAGTCAGACTTTGATGAATCTGAACCTTCCTTCTTGTTTCCTTTATACTTCCCTTTCCCTCCTTGATTAGTTTGCACCTTTGCAGCCAATGCTCCTTCAATAGAACCTTAACTTCTCATGAACCTTCTCTGTTCTTGAGCCTGCAAAGCATGTATCAATTCTGCCAAGCCAATCTTTGATAGATCCTTAGTATTTTCCAAAGAAGAGATGGTAGCTTCAAATCTTTCAGGGACAGTAACAAGAATTTTTTGAACTATTCTTGTATCAGCAAATTCAGTACCAAATAATCGTACCTTGTTTACGATATTGAGAAGTCTATCTGAATACTCTTTAATAGTTTCAGATTCCTTCATTTTCTGCATCTCAAATTCTCTAACCAGATTCAGCACTTGCATTCCTTTGATCTTCTCATTTCCCTCGTACTCCTTCTTGAGATAGTTCCATATATCAAAGGCTGTTTTCAAGGACATGATTTTGGTGAAAATTGAGGATGAAACTGCAGCAAACAAGCAGTTTTTGGCCTTGGACTTCCTTGCCTTCCTTTCTTTGAAACTCTTCATTTGAGCCATTGTAGGATTGTCGGGTAGTGGAAGCACTTGGTAGTCTTCCTCAACAGCCTCCCAGAGATCATTTGCATCCAGGTAAGCCTCCATTCTGATTGCCCAAACTTTATAATTTTCTCCATTGAACACAGGAGGTGCAATGGCATTGAAAGGAGTTTCAGCACTCGAAGCCTCCATTTTGGTGGAAAAAAAACACTCAAATTCCGCACAAGTCCCTTAAGAAGAGGGCTCTGATACCAGTTTGATGGAGCAAACTAAGAATTAACAGAGAAAGAGAAGAATATTTCagtgtattatattttttttattaactgcAAATGAGCTTAAATACAGCTCAAAATATAACAGAAATTCCTATATTTCAGCTCAACCATGGAACATGCCTCCATGTTTAACAACTTAGCTAGAAAAATGGAAATAATGACTAAAATGCAGTAGAACAAGTCAATTAATAAAAAACATAACAGAAAAAAGAAAACTACAGCAGCTAAATAGGAAGTGCAGCAGCTAAGTCAACTTCTTAACAAATCATGCCCTCTTCATGGTTCTTCTAGTTGGGTTTCTTAGTACTGAAGCTTTTTCCATAATTTGCTCGTTCCAATGTAAGCTTATGGAGGCAATTATGTGCTTCCAATCTAGCCATTGTTGATCTCATGTTGCGTTATGAGGACATCAGACATAATATGTTTTTAATGTTTCAGATTATATTATTGGTTAGAAGTTCTTGACAATGTGATCCCAGATTTTGAAGGATACGTCTTCAATTATTAGTTCTGAAATACTAAATTTTGAATGTTGCATGAGGTAGATATGATAGTGATTGTTTAAATGTATATAATCCATAACATACTCTGCATGCTTATGGTTGGAGATGCAAAACTGATTGAAGCATTCATCTGCTTCTTTCCCACTTATTACTGATTCATGCATTCAATTCTTTTTTTACTTCCAGTTGCCAAAGGTTCTCAACTCTTAGGTGGAAGTACTAGGTTCGAGTTAGGTCATTCTATTCTGGTATTTCTATTCTTTTATTACCATGTGATTCCAAATTTATATTAAGCATTATCTATTAGTGCTTCTGCTGTAAACTTTTTTTTCCTTGGGTGCATTTATGTGTAGATTGGCCGGGCTGGAAGTTTGGTTACCAGTACAATGCTATTCACTCTTCTCCAAGTGCTATGGCAGGTCTGGTTTGTTTTTGCTTAATATCCAAGTCCTCCATTTTACTTGAAAGCCCATCAGTCAAGTATTGTAGAGAGGGTAAAAGGTGTTGAAGTAGCTTGCCAATGCGTTCCAAAACCAGCAGGGCCTTGTAACAAAGGATTGACAGAAACCAGAAGTGAAGCTATACATTGAGCCTGAAGTAGAACGATGCTATAAACCCACTTGCATTTTTCTATTGTTTTGGAGGAACAAAAGTTTTGGAGAAGGAACCTGGCACATCCATGTCATTTTCTTgaagaattataactttggaaccCAAAGGTATCCTTAGGAACTCAAAGAGGAGGTCCACGACAAATACCTCCCTGCCTCTGCATGTAACACCTTTTTTGAATGATTGCCCACAAGGAGACTGCAAGCTTATGCCGTTAGTTTCCTTTGCAGCAATGGAGCGAGAAGCAGTTAGCTCTTCATTATGCATGATATTTCCTGTATTCCTAGTTTTTCCTTTGTTGTAAGACCTGGCCAAAGGGCTTCGATTTGGAACAGACAGTTCAAGTTAAATATATAGGGGACGAAACTAGATTGTAGGGTAGTCCAGTtcggtttcaatttcaatttcaatttctgttcggttttgattttgattaatttCTTAATGAGGTGAGCTCATTATTTGCAATAATCAAAAGGAGGAAAATGATAAGCTCTTTTGCTTTTCCTAAATCAAATGGggaattatatcataaatattaaaGAATTATATGTCCTGCTCTTGCACAGGCTTCCAAACCGCCGGACAATATACGCAAAAAGTGAGAGAAAAGTAGAATCTTTTATCATCGGCCTGCACTGACTCCGACTCTATTATTGCATGCTCTGCCAAAAATCACTGCCCCATCTATACATTTATGAAGATCAGCGATTTATGGCTTGTATGTAGTGACTGTATATGTACGTATCCACATTCAGGTTACGTTATTCAAGTTTGTTTTTTTCCTCCTTTTTCATGAGACAGAGATTATATTCCACTAGAGAATGGAGTAACGTATAAATGCGAGAGGCTTTACACTCAACTCTTTCACAGCCAACTCACAATATTTTAACCATAAATAGCTTATTTGGCTAATAGTTAGCTACCCAAGAACATTCTCCCTACCTAGCAAGATATAAGACCTAACATAACTAAATCGATAAGCAAATAAAGCCATAAAAAAAATTAGGATAAATTATACAGACTATATTTAACTTAGGAGTACATAATAATAAAGtacttaaactttaatttataatataaaattctttaatttttaatttaaataatataaaactcTCTTATTAACTTCAGTAATTAGTTTTTAGGCTATTTAGACTGGCATGAGatttattaaattgaaaaattatatttttattgactgataatttcaattaaataggtTGTGGGttactaaaatattaatatatataattttaattatcataactgtgaataaataaagaataaaattaaaattttgttcaATAAGTATCATATTAACAaagagaaaatataatatttaatatgataagtGTCTCATcagtaaaaaataattttgaaattgaCTACTGAATGTCACAGAGGAGTTTTCCGTTACTTGAAATTAAAAATAgagagttttgtattataaattgaaatttaaatatcttaCTGTTATATATCTTAAGTTGAAATGCTGTTTATAcaatttactttaaaaaaaaatagtaaaaacaCCAACTAAAATAggggaaaaaaaaattacaaggacatggaaataaatttgatGATTTTGATGCCAAAAATCAAATGGAATTGTTGAATATTGGGTAAGTTACggtaaaatttctttctttttcattagGAAATAGGAGTGGTTTGAAACTCATTGTATAATTGACTCTGAGATAAACCGAATCAATTACACTtaggaaaaatatatatatatatatatatatatatatatatatatatatattattgttgTTGAATCTCTCAAACCTTGTAAAAATTCCAAAAGGATGAATACAAAATAATCATAAAAACAATGTAAAAAAAGCAGCTGAGCTCATGATTTTTGATAAAACATGAGCACAacaagagagaaaggaagaaaatacAAGCAAATTGGCTAGTTGCTAGGTGTACAAGACTCTTTTTCTTGGCTTTActtgctaaagaaagaaaagccACGACATAGATATGGTAACGATTACGATATTCACAAAAATCACTTtatgaatttaaactcaattaatatttatattacctgaatttattttaaagttaattaatatttatttttaattattcgaatccatttcaaattattattactttaataatattcaaatatatttaattttatatattttaattaataatttatataaaaattttaattaatgttttatattttatagttttaataattctataaacatttgaattctatttatttaaaacataatatatataaaaaatatataaatattttttataaatacatataatttatgtttaattaattatttatataaatggatCAAATAATGGACACTtaacatttaaaatttaaattcaccaAAATATTATTCTTTAGATCTGAACccatttcaaatttaattatttactcaaactCGCTTTACTCAAGTTGGATAGAATTGAATATTCACAAATACTTAACATGTTATCATCCCCATCATCCCTATCGATTACGTGATTCATGTTTTCCTGGTATCATGTGCAATGATGGTCATGCGGCTCGCAGATGATCAGTTCAATTATTTATGGTGGAATATGTACCATCCTATACATATAGTGCTCTCATGCATATTTATGATCCATGGATACAAATCTAGCTATTTGCCCTTAATTTTATCAATTAGattcataaattattaattatatttaatttcatcctttttttttgcattttttaaaacaatagttaaatttcataaataagtAAAGCTCATAGGAATTGATCATTTCATAAGCTAATTAATAAATAACCACAAACTAAACCCAAACTCATAAGTCAAATGTTACGGGGAAATTTTTTTTGCATGGTTTTGGtatttgaaatattaaaaaaaaaaaaatcaatgcaaAAAAAATTTTCTGGTCAAATGAAAAATTAtgtaatttttaaagaaaatgactcttttaaaaaaaataaattattttctaaattttaataattttattaaaatataaaaatatttatatatgcataatatatatacatacaattcGTTTAACATTACCATCaagtaataaaaattatttttatgaaaaattatttttatatataaattatttttcatgaacAAACTACATTTATTATTAGTTTCCCACATTTGCTGCAAGCAAAGCATAGCATATTTTCTATTAAATTGCTAATCGTAATACTCTGTCAATAAAATgagaaattattaaataaatattattattaaccgATAAGATTTGTTTTATATTACTTGAAGAGAATTTCTATAGTAATTAACTTTCATTGAATGAATtgttataattcatttcagtgaCAAAATATAAATAAAGTGATTTAAAATCAAAGTAATTGTAGAGGAAATCTTACTGTATTTATGCATTCGTGATTACATACATACTATAAGAAATATTAGATTTAACCGTAATAATTTTTActattaaacatataaaatttattatcataagATTATAACAATAATGTATAAATTGCTATATGTTACTGCTATAAAATTATTGTCATAGATAATTTATAACAAAATTATAATTGCTACAAGCAAAATAGTTattgataataataattactgtcatatttttttttatatatgctATTAACAATAATGGTTAATGTTGCTCTTTGTATGTTAGTTTTATAGGCAATAAAATAggcattattataaaatttttgttgctaattctaattattattataatatgtatttttatgtcaagtttttcaatttttttataaataaaacatTTTAagattttcatttaaaaaatatatatgctTGGCCCTCTTTCAAATTATTTTATTGCCTAAAAAATAAAACTTATATATTTTACAGTATTTGCACAAATTGAATTAAtgttatttaattcacaattttgtTTTGATACAGATTTAATTCACAATTGATATTacataatacataaaaatttaattagaatcgAATGTCTCTaacaaataatattattatacagtTCAAATTGTCACACCTTTTCCATATTACTctaaaattcttttatttttattaagaaaTTTTAGTTCAGTAATATTAAAAATCATGAGttcctaaatttaaatttaaattttaaattatgagtccttaaatttaaattttaattaaaattagataaaaaacttcataaaacaaaaattatttaagcacatgttttatataaaaatattttttatgtccGTTTTATAGTCCATAGAAGATTAATCCTTTTAAGGTTTATGAATGCCGCTCCCAACAAtactttattcaaaaattgaaccttTCTTCCATTTAGAGCATGGTGAGCCTTACTATAACACACAATACTTATTGATAGTTCAAGTGATTTATTTTATAGTgaattaaatattattagaaataggtagagtcatttaattttataattttgtattaataagattttatttttttataaaataataaatattttaacttAGTCCTTATTAATGGGAATGGAGAATCAAATTGATTGGCACATATAAGATTATTAGTATCC
The genomic region above belongs to Hevea brasiliensis isolate MT/VB/25A 57/8 unplaced genomic scaffold, ASM3005281v1 Scaf422, whole genome shotgun sequence and contains:
- the LOC131177361 gene encoding uncharacterized protein LOC131177361 encodes the protein MEASSAETPFNAIAPPVFNGENYKVWAIRMEAYLDANDLWEAVEEDYQVLPLPDNPTMAQMKSFKERKARKSKAKNCLFAAVSSSIFTKIMSLKTAFDIWNYLKKEYEGNEKIKGMQVLNLVREFEMQKMKESETIKEYSDRLLNIVNKVRLFGTEFADTRIVQKILVTVPERFEATISSLENTKDLSKIGLAELIHALQAQEQRRFMRS